A region of Equus przewalskii isolate Varuska chromosome 29, EquPr2, whole genome shotgun sequence DNA encodes the following proteins:
- the PRDM4 gene encoding PR domain zinc finger protein 4 isoform X2: MHHRMNEMNLSPVGMEQLTSSSVSNALPVSGSHLGLAASPTHNAIPAPGLPVAIPNLGPSLSSLPSALSLMLPMGIGDRGVMCGLPERNYTLPPPPYPHLESSYFRTILPGCTLCDRAYPSDCPDHGPVTFVPDTPIESRARLSLPKQLVLRQSIVGAEVGVWTGETIPVRTCFGPLIGQQSHSMEVAEWTDKAVNHIWKIYHNGVLEFCIITTDENECNWMMFVRKARNREEQNLVAYPHDGKIYFCTSQDIPPENELLFYYSRDYAQQIGVPEHPDVHLCNCGKECSSYTEFKAHLTSHIHNHLPSQGHSSSHGPSHSKERKWKCSMCPQAFISPSKLHVHFMGHMGMKPHKCDFCSKAFSDPSNLRTHLKIHTGQKNYRCTLCDKSFTQKAHLESHMVIHTGEKNLKCDYCDKLFMRRQDLKQHVLIHTQERQIKCPKCDKLFLRTNHLKKHLNSHEGKRDYVCEKCTKAYLTKYHLTRHLKTCKGPTSSSSAQEEEEEDDSEEEELADSVGPEDCRLSSAVYAAEESLSAHK, from the exons GATGAATGAGATGAACCTGAGCCCAGTGGGGATGGAGCAACTGACTTCATCCTCTGTGAGCAATGCCTTGCCAGTCTCAGGAAGTCACCTGGGGTTGGCTGCCTCACCCACTCACAATGCCATCCCTGCCCCAG GCCTGCCCGTGGCAATTCCAAACCTGGGTCCCtccctgagctctctgccttctgcTTTGTCTCTGATGCTCCCAATGGGTATTGGGGATCGAGGGGTGATGTGTGGGTTACCTGAAAGAAACTACACCCTACCTCCACCACCTTACCCCCACCTGGAGAGCAGTTACTTCAGAACCATTCTACCTG GGTGTACTCTCTGTGACCGAGCCTATCCCTCAGACTGCCCTGATCACGGACCAGTGACTTTTGTTCCTGACACTCCAATAGAGAGCAGAGCAAGGCTTTCTCTCCCAAAGCAACTTGTTCTCCGCCAGTCAATTGTCGGAGCAGAAGTTG GTGTGTGGACTGGAGAAACCATTCCTGTGCGGACTTGCTTTGGGCCCCTCATTGGCCAGCAGAGTCACTCTATGGAGGTAGCAGAATGGACAGACAAGGCAGTTAACCATATCTGGAAG ATATACCACAATGGTGTCCTGGAATTCTGCATCATTACAACTGACGAAAATGAATGTAATTGGATGATGTTTGTGCGCAAAGCTAG GAACCGGGAAGAGCAGAATTTGGTGGCTTATCCCCACGATGGAAAAATCTATTTCTGCACCTCACAAGATATTCCTCCTGAAAACGAGCTGCTTTTTTATTACAGTCGAGATTATGCTCAGCAGATTG gtgtTCCTGAGCACCCGGATGTGCACCTCTGCAACTGTGGCAAGGAATGCAGTTCCTATACAGAGTTCAAAGCCCACCTCACCAGCCACATCCATAACCATCTCCCTAGCCAGGGCCACAGCAGCAGCCATGGGCCCAGCCACAGCAAAGAAAGGAAGTGGAAGTGCTCCATGTGCCCCCAGgcttttatctctccttccaaacTTCATGTCCACTTCATGGGCCACATGGGGATGAAGCCCCACAAGTGCGATTTCTGCAGCAAGGCTTTTAGTGATCCCAGCAACCTGCGGACTCACCTCAAGATACATACAG GTCAGAAGAACTACAGGTGTACTTTGTGTGACAAATCTTTCACCCAGAAGGCTCACCTAGAGTCCCATATGGTTATCCACACGGGCGAGAAGAATCTCAAGTGTGATTACTGTGACAAGCTGTTTATGCGGAGGCAGGACCTCAAGCAGCATGTGCTCATCCATACACA AGAACGCCAGATCAAGTGTCCCAAATGCGATAAGCTGTTCTTGAGAACAAATCACTTAAAGAAACATCTCAATTCACACGAAGGAAAACGGGATTATGTCTGTGAAAAATGTACAAAGGCTTATCTAACCAAATATCATCTCACTCGCCACCTGAAAACCTGCAAAGGGCCCACTTCCAGTTCCTCAGctcaagaggaggaagaggaggacgaCTCCGAGGAGGAAGAACTGGCGGACTCGGTGGGGCCGGAAGACTGTCGGCTTAGCAGTGCTGTGTATGCGGCAGAGGAGTCCCTCTCTgctcataaatag
- the PRDM4 gene encoding PR domain zinc finger protein 4 isoform X1, with translation MHHRMNEMNLSPVGMEQLTSSSVSNALPVSGSHLGLAASPTHNAIPAPGLPVAIPNLGPSLSSLPSALSLMLPMGIGDRGVMCGLPERNYTLPPPPYPHLESSYFRTILPGILSYLADRPPPQYIHPNSINVDSNTALSIANNPSALDPYQSNGNVGLEPGIVSIDSRSVNTHGAQSLHPSDGHEVALDTTITMENVSRVTSPISTDGMAEELTMDGVAGEHSQIPNGSRSHEPLSVDSVSNSLAADTVGHGGVIPIHGNGLELPVVMETDHIASRVNGMSDSALSDSIHTVAMSSNSVSVALSTSHNLASLESVSLHEVGLSLEPVAVSSITQEVAMGTGHVDVSSDSLSFVPPSLQMEDSNSNKENMATLFTIWCTLCDRAYPSDCPDHGPVTFVPDTPIESRARLSLPKQLVLRQSIVGAEVGVWTGETIPVRTCFGPLIGQQSHSMEVAEWTDKAVNHIWKIYHNGVLEFCIITTDENECNWMMFVRKARNREEQNLVAYPHDGKIYFCTSQDIPPENELLFYYSRDYAQQIGVPEHPDVHLCNCGKECSSYTEFKAHLTSHIHNHLPSQGHSSSHGPSHSKERKWKCSMCPQAFISPSKLHVHFMGHMGMKPHKCDFCSKAFSDPSNLRTHLKIHTGQKNYRCTLCDKSFTQKAHLESHMVIHTGEKNLKCDYCDKLFMRRQDLKQHVLIHTQERQIKCPKCDKLFLRTNHLKKHLNSHEGKRDYVCEKCTKAYLTKYHLTRHLKTCKGPTSSSSAQEEEEEDDSEEEELADSVGPEDCRLSSAVYAAEESLSAHK, from the exons GATGAATGAGATGAACCTGAGCCCAGTGGGGATGGAGCAACTGACTTCATCCTCTGTGAGCAATGCCTTGCCAGTCTCAGGAAGTCACCTGGGGTTGGCTGCCTCACCCACTCACAATGCCATCCCTGCCCCAG GCCTGCCCGTGGCAATTCCAAACCTGGGTCCCtccctgagctctctgccttctgcTTTGTCTCTGATGCTCCCAATGGGTATTGGGGATCGAGGGGTGATGTGTGGGTTACCTGAAAGAAACTACACCCTACCTCCACCACCTTACCCCCACCTGGAGAGCAGTTACTTCAGAACCATTCTACCTG gcattttatcttatttagctGACAGACCACCTCCTCAGTACATCCACCCCAACTCCATAAATGTTGATAGTAATACAGCATTATCTATCGCCAATAACCCTTCAGCACTAGATCCCTATCAGTCCAATGGAAATGTTGGATTAGAACCAGGCATTGTTTCCATAGACTCTCGCTCTGTGAACACACATGGTGCCCAGAGTCTTCATCCCAGTGATGGCCATGAGGTGGCCTTGGACACAACAATCACTATGGAGAACGTCTCTAGGGTTACCAGCCCAATCTCTACAGATGGAATGGCAGAAGAGCTTACAATGGACGGTGTTGCAGGCGAGCATTCCCAAATCCCAAATGGCTCCAGAAGTCATGAACCTCTGTCTGTGGATTCTGTGAGCAACAGCCTTGCAGCAGACACTGTAGGACATGGTGGTGTGATACCCATTCATGGGAATGGCCTGGAGCTGCCTGTGGTCATGGAGACAGACCACATTGCAAGTCGGGTCAACGGGATGTCTGACAGTGCCCTCAGTGACTCCATCCACACCGTGGCCATGAGCTCCAACTCTGTAAGCGTGGCACTCTCTACCTCACACAACCTCGCCTCCCTAGAATCTGTTTCCCTCCATGAAGTTGGCCTAAGCCTAGAACCTGTGGCTGTCTCCTCCATCACCCAGGAGGTTGCTATGGGGACAGGTCATGTAGATGTATCTTCAGACAGTCTTTCTTTTGTACCACCTTCACTGCAAATGGAAGACTCCAATTCAAACAAGGAAAATATGGCAACCTTGTTTACAATTT GGTGTACTCTCTGTGACCGAGCCTATCCCTCAGACTGCCCTGATCACGGACCAGTGACTTTTGTTCCTGACACTCCAATAGAGAGCAGAGCAAGGCTTTCTCTCCCAAAGCAACTTGTTCTCCGCCAGTCAATTGTCGGAGCAGAAGTTG GTGTGTGGACTGGAGAAACCATTCCTGTGCGGACTTGCTTTGGGCCCCTCATTGGCCAGCAGAGTCACTCTATGGAGGTAGCAGAATGGACAGACAAGGCAGTTAACCATATCTGGAAG ATATACCACAATGGTGTCCTGGAATTCTGCATCATTACAACTGACGAAAATGAATGTAATTGGATGATGTTTGTGCGCAAAGCTAG GAACCGGGAAGAGCAGAATTTGGTGGCTTATCCCCACGATGGAAAAATCTATTTCTGCACCTCACAAGATATTCCTCCTGAAAACGAGCTGCTTTTTTATTACAGTCGAGATTATGCTCAGCAGATTG gtgtTCCTGAGCACCCGGATGTGCACCTCTGCAACTGTGGCAAGGAATGCAGTTCCTATACAGAGTTCAAAGCCCACCTCACCAGCCACATCCATAACCATCTCCCTAGCCAGGGCCACAGCAGCAGCCATGGGCCCAGCCACAGCAAAGAAAGGAAGTGGAAGTGCTCCATGTGCCCCCAGgcttttatctctccttccaaacTTCATGTCCACTTCATGGGCCACATGGGGATGAAGCCCCACAAGTGCGATTTCTGCAGCAAGGCTTTTAGTGATCCCAGCAACCTGCGGACTCACCTCAAGATACATACAG GTCAGAAGAACTACAGGTGTACTTTGTGTGACAAATCTTTCACCCAGAAGGCTCACCTAGAGTCCCATATGGTTATCCACACGGGCGAGAAGAATCTCAAGTGTGATTACTGTGACAAGCTGTTTATGCGGAGGCAGGACCTCAAGCAGCATGTGCTCATCCATACACA AGAACGCCAGATCAAGTGTCCCAAATGCGATAAGCTGTTCTTGAGAACAAATCACTTAAAGAAACATCTCAATTCACACGAAGGAAAACGGGATTATGTCTGTGAAAAATGTACAAAGGCTTATCTAACCAAATATCATCTCACTCGCCACCTGAAAACCTGCAAAGGGCCCACTTCCAGTTCCTCAGctcaagaggaggaagaggaggacgaCTCCGAGGAGGAAGAACTGGCGGACTCGGTGGGGCCGGAAGACTGTCGGCTTAGCAGTGCTGTGTATGCGGCAGAGGAGTCCCTCTCTgctcataaatag